gaggtggtggcagtggtgctgGTGCTGGTGATGTACCAATTGTGATGgtgcagatggtggtgatggtggttatATTGATGGTTACAGTAGTGCTCATGGTGGTAACGGTGAtgccagtggtggtggtggtagtactGGGAGGGACTGGTGATGCTGGTGTTGGTGTTAGTGACAGTAATGATGGTTATTGATGGAGGTACTAGCAGCAACGATGGAAATGGTAGTTAATGGGTGCTGTAAATGGAGTGAGGTGGACAGGGATCAGCCCCCTCACCAGCATGGATCCCCCATGTCGGAGGCACAGGGAGAGCTTCAAGTTAGTCTTGGAGGCCCCTGGATCCTGGCAAGTCCAACTTGTCCTCCCTTAAGCCATCCCATCATTCTGTGTCTACCTCTGCCCCAGCCAGCTCAGCCATAGCTGGGGAAGCAAAGAGACTAGGATAGAGGAGCTTAGGCCAGCCGCCAGCACGTGAGGATCTGCTCCAGCCCTTCCTGGGGTCCATAGTACCAGCGGAGATCTCAGggtccacctcagcccccagagacACCAGAAGCACGGGCCACCCACAGACGCAAAGGCTAAGGAGCTGCCGCCTAACTCACAGACGCACACACGCCGCCCTATGCCCAGAAATACATGTGCACGTGCATGCTCACAAACACGTCCGGCTCGCGTCCCACACTGACACGCTGGGAAGTCTCCATGTGAGAACGCGCACGGACGGGCACACACAGGTGCACGCGCCGGCCACTCGAGGATGCGCCGCCACGCGCGCGCACGCACAGGGACGCGCACGCGGCTCCGCTAAGTGGAACCAGCAGAACCCGAGGCCGGCCGAGCCAATTGGAGACTCCTTGGCCCTGGAAGCCCTCGCTGCTGCCGCCAAGAGACGCGGTCAATTAACTTCTCCCTGCAGCCAGGCTCTCTGACCCGGCCTGCCCGCCCCTCCCGCCGGTGCCCGCCTCATGCCCGACCCgcctccttcctcccctgcctCCTCTGGGTCCTCCCGCCCTGCACAGCCACGCTCGGACTGCAGGGCCCCGGCCCCGCCTTGGCGCGTCTGAAGGATGCGGCTCTGCCCTGGAGCTTAGAAGACGTAGCCTTTtgggggagggatggagggggtcATCTCAGGGGACATACCCCTGCCCAGGGGTCTGAGGAAACACGACCCTGAATTAAGAGGGATGGGGCTGAGGGCTTCACAGCCCCGCCCTGGGGAGGTTTCAGAGACCGCCTTAACCTCTGCGGGTCACATTCACGGGAATGGCTGGGCTAGGCACACCAAGCTGCTCCCAACTGCTTTTCTCCCAAGTCAGAGGACAGAGGCTCAGACCCCTCAGCAGCCACCTGCTCAGGGTGAGCCTCCACCCGCAtgatatttcatttcctttcttataaTGAGGCCAGTGAGTCCCGGTGGGTGGCAGCCGGGGCCCAGGGTGTGCAGGttggagggaagggaaaggacattccaggcagagaagaGCAGGAGTGAGGGCCTGAGTGTCATCAGAACTCCAAGTCTGGATGGAGGGAGCTCCCAGATAAGCAGTGGAATGAGAGGgactcccacccccagccagcaCCAGAGTGCCCAGCCCAACCCAGGCCGCGTGCCAACAGTTCCTccatcctctctttctctctcttgggaTTGTAAGGAGGGGAGGCATTGAGGCACTCACCGTTCACTGGGGACAGCATTGACTGGGGAGCTGGGCCAAGATGGAAATTGGTGACTCCCAAGGCCCCCCAGGGTGCCAGGACTTGAAGGACTCCAGGCTGGGTTTGTCTCCCCACAGTTCACCACTCCTtatccaccccctgcccccgaCTCATGTCCCCAGCAGGCAGCCAGGATCCTGTGTGGATCCATcctgggacattccattccagtcccatGTACCCCTGGGGAAAGGACTGGACAGAGAATATCAGTGACTGCAGCCTACAGGGTTACTGGCGGGCAGGCAGGAGAGAGCCCCTGCTTTTTCCCTTCGATCAGGCAGGCCCTACCCCTCAGAGCCACAGCTTCCCATCTGTAAGGTGTGAGCTCCATAGAGCATATTCCCCACATGCAGGGGAAATCCCACCTTCCCTCTAGAGTCAGGGCCTTTTGAAAGGGGGTAATCCCTCTGGGAAATTGGGATGTCTCTGGGACCTGCTGCTGCGCCAGAAAGTCCTGCCTGTGGTCTGACCTTCGGCTTGGCAGGTGGATGCAGATGACGTCATGACTAAAGAGGAACAGATCTTCCTGCTGCACCGTGCTCAGGCCCAGTGCGAAAAACGGCTCAAGGAGGTCCTGCAGAGGCCAGGTGGGGGTCAAAGGAAGAGGGTCTGGGGATGAGGTCAGGTGAGGGAGGGGCCAGTCAAGGGCGGGACACAGGATACAGAGCCAGGTGAAGGCTCTCTGTGGGGGCGGACTCAGGTAAAGAGGGCCAGGCCAACGTGAGAACCGAAGTGGGGTGCGTGGTGCAAGAGTGGAGTCAGCAGGCTCGGGCATCCATGGCTTGTCCTAAGTCTCGAGCTCAGGTCCCTGTGTTGCCCACCACCAGCACTCAGACTGATAGCTGTCGGGTTAATCTCATCAACCAAAGAGGCCCAGACCCCAACTGACTGAAGGAGAGGAGCCGCTTCCTCCCCTGACAAGCCCTTAGGGTTCTGCAGGGGTTGAGGCTGGTGATCGCCCAGAACACAAGCACACAATGACAAACACACCCTGTGGCACACAGATTTTGCTCACACTCACAGAGACTCACATGGTCTCTGCAGTCACAGCCCCACCGATGCCAGCCCCAACAGTGGCTCCCAGTCACATCGAGATCTGAGGGGTCAGATGGGCCCCCTCACTCTGGGTCCTGAACCCAGCCCCTCTTCTTAATTGTGAAAGCCTGGAGGAGCCTGTCTTTGCCCCTCATCATCCACCATGGAGCCTCTCTCTTCCTACTGTACCCCACCCTGCTACCCACATCCCCACACTGAGGCCCGAGGGTGGAGGCAGGAAAATGAGCACAGTCATTCTCATCCCAGTCCAGGCTGCCTGGACTCAGCTTCCCATCATTGCCACAGACCCGACATGTGAGGACCAGGGGGGCCTAGCTTGGGCGGTGGCTGAAGGAATACAAGTCAGAAAATGAGGAAGACTTTGTGGCTAGGAAGAAAgacctctccagcctgggcaacatagtgagaccccatctctaaaaaaaaaattttttaattagcgaggtatggtggtgcacacctgtagtcccagctataggggaggctgaggtgggaggatcacttgagcacaggaatttgaggctgcagtaattcgtgatcatgtcactgcactccaggctgggcgatagagggagaccttgtctcaaaaaaaaaaaaaaaaaaaaagacctccaGCATCTCTCCAATGAGAAGAGAGGCCAGGCTCCATCTCAGATTAGGCATCTCAACGGCCACTGTGGAAGCTGTGAACCACATACTTGAGGATCCAGGGCAGGGGATGGGGTGGTCTTCTCTGTCCACTCTTGACTGTACCACCTTGCTCGTGTCTTCTCACCACCAGCTTCTTTACCTGCACAGCACTCAGGCCAGACTTCATTTTCGCTATGTAACCTGTCCATTGACATCACCCACTCTGTCTGCTTTCACCGTGCGCCCCCTGGTGGGGCCTTCACTGCTGCGTGGCCTTGGCCCCCACCCACTCCTGACTCCTGGGTGGGAGGATACCACCTCTGCTCTGTCTTGCCTAGTTTAGTGCTCACCCCACTAGCTGATCCTGCACTCCCATTCCAACCCTGGGGGacaatctccacctcctcttATTACTTCACCTGGCAAGCACTTTACACTTTGTTAAACACCTCCTCACCCATCGTCTCAGATCTCCCAACAGCCTAGGTGGCAGCAGGGCAGGAGACAACCCCCCCATTGTACAAAGGGGGAGTCTGAGGCCAAAGAGTACCCCAGGTCTCCTGTTGTAGCACAGCTGACAGCCATCATTACCACCCTGGTTTCTCCAGCCAACATAATGGAATCAGACAAGGGATGGACATCTGCATCCACATCAGGGAAGCCCAGGAAAGATAAGGCATCTGGGAAGCTCTACCCTGAGTCTGAGGAGGACAAGGAGGCACCCACTGGCAGCAGGTACCGAGGTACGTCTCTGCTTCCATGCATCCAGCTGGCATGGGCTTAGATCCACCCACCCCCATTGCACTGTCCCTCTGATGTGAGCTCATGCTTCTTGGCTCTTATAGAAAGTAAAAGGCTGCAGCCACATCCCCAGGCAAGGGGCTGGGAGAAGACAGAGTGTAGTGGGAAGGAAGGGGAGCTAGATGGCTCAGGCCTCAGAAAGAGATGAACAGAGAACTCTCCAGCACCACACCAAGAGTGGACCCAGGGCTACGGTCCCAcccatggagagaaagagagatgacaGAGaaccctgggggacagagaggcagggagagatacacaaagacagagagtgacagagaaagacagggagaggCATGGAGACAGAGATCAACAGAGGCAGGGAGAGACAGTCACAGAGATAGAGGGGACCAGGAGGCACACACTGAAGTCTGGGCTCAGTGTGTCAGAGGAGGTACATGGGGACACATAGTGGATAGGGCCACAGAAATAGAGAAGGAGAGGAGGGCAGTGGCAGAGGGTGGGGCCAGAGGCAGTGGGACaaggaggggagaagagaagggagggaagcagATGAGGAAAGGCAGACAGAGCCCAGGCTTTGGCCACAGGGCCGGTTTCAGCCGGTCGGGTGGGCAGCAGATTCCAGATGGGCCACATCTGGGAGGCTGTGGTCACCCTGTGGCTCCCTGGGGACCAGAGGGAATTgtgggcctggggtggggctgggaatATGGCGCCCAGGACAGAGAGCCTTTCACCAAGCCAGGGCGGGTCCAGCCATCAAGGCAGCCTTCCAGGGTGGCTGGAGAGTCCTGTGGTTGGAGCCCtacagagggagagaagggggctGCAAGCTGGGAGTGGAATGTGGAAGATCCAGAGGCTGGGGACCCTCCAAGGTCACTTAGCCTCCCTGCAGTGAGGCTGGGGCTCCAAAGTGGGATGTCACCCTACTTTGAATCCCACCATTAGCACTTAGATTTGGGGAATCGATCTCCCCCAGCAGTGGCCGTGGGAGTCTCACAGCAGGTACTCAGGGCAGGCATTGAGTGGTGGTAGAAGCGTGGGCCAATGTGGTTAATCCCAACTTCCCAATGAGGAAATGGAAATAGAAAGACTTGGGACACCTGCATGAGGTCAGCAGCTCCTTGGAGTCCAGCTGGCACTAGAAACCAGAcctcctgcctcctgtccatGATCCCAGGGGAAGGGGCACACAGGGAGCCTCCCAGCTGAGGGAGAGTTAGTCTGGGTACTTGCCCTTCTTCAGAGACACCTGGAAGGTGGTTCCAAGAGCAGAGAGAAAGGCGAGAGGCCTGGCCCGGGGCTGAGCACTTGAAGAGGACAGGGCCCTGTGTTGTATGACCTCAGCAAGTTGcctacctgtcttggcctctgtcagcccatctggaaaatggggccaGTGCCAGTACCTGTATCGCAGAGGCCATAGTAAATTCTATGAGGCCAGGTGGGTACAGCCCACAGAAATACATTTTCTCCAGAGTTCTCCAAAGCCTGAATTTTCCTGCTTGGGGCACACCTGTCCCTGCAGGAACCAACAACCActgatgggccaggtgcagtggctcaagcctgtaatcccagcactttaggaggccgaggcaggcagatcacctgaggtcaggagtttgagaccagcctgaccaacatggagaaaccccatctctactaaaaatacaaaattagccaggcatggtggtgcatgcctgtaatcccagctactcgggaggctgaggcaggagaatcacttgaacctgggaggcggaggttgcagtgagctgagatcacgccattgcactccagcctgagcaacaagagcgaaactccgtctcaaaaaaacaaaacaaaaacaaaaaaaaaacaaaccacagatGTATTCATCCTTCTGGGTCACTAATCATGGCCTTGACTCTCCCTTGGTATCCCCTACCCTGTCTGTCTCTGGGCACAGGGCGCCCCTGTCTGCCGGAATGGGACCACATCCTGTGCTGGCCGCTGGGGGCACCAGGTGAGGTGGTGGCTGTGCCCTGTCCGGACTACATTTATGACTTCAATCACAAAGGTGAGGCCTGCTGGAAGGGGTGGGGATTACAAGGAGGCTGAGACTTGGAGCTAGGGGTTCAGTGCCTCCAGACCTCCCTGCCGGCCCTGACCTCACATGGACCTGCAGGCCATGCCTACCGACGCTGTGACCGCAATGGCAGCTGGGAGCTGGTGCCTGGGCACAACAGGACGTGGGCCAACTACAGCGAGTGTGTCAAATTTCTCACCAATGAGACTCGTGAACGGGTGCGAGCCTTTCTCCTCCCCAACCTGACCGGGATAAATTCACTCCCACCCCACGGGTGACCCCTgacccagccctgactcctgacCTTGACTCCTCCAGCAACCTTACCCTGGCCTCTTGCTCTTACCCTGATGCTCTCCCTGGGTCCCAGGGCTCTGACTGTGTCTCCCCCCCGCCCCGCACAGGAGGTGTTTGACCGCCTGGGCATGATTTACACCGTGGGCTACTCCGTGTCCCTGGCGTCCCTCACCGTAGCTGTGCTCATCCTGGCCTACTTTAGgtgggcggggcggggcgagAGGCGGCGGGACATGGTGGAGGGGGGACGGTGGCCGAGGTCTGATGCGACCCCCTCCCTGCACCCATCACCCCCGGCGGGTGTCCCTACCTACGGCGCACAACCCAGCTTCCTGTCCACCCACCGCGCGTCCCCGTGCCCACACCCACGGTCATGTCGCGCGCCCCGCAGGCGGCTGCACTGCACGCGCAACTACATCCACATGCACCTGTTCCTGTCCTTCATGCTGCGCGCCGTGAGCATCTTCGTCAAGGACGCGGTGCTCTACTCTGGCGCCACGCTTGATGAGGCTGAGCGCCTCACCGAGGAGGAGCTGCGCGCCATCGCCCAGGCGCCCCCGCCGCCTGCCACCGCCGCTGCCGGCTACGTGAGTACCCCTCTGCCCGCCCGCTCCCGGTGCCGCCACTGGCCTCGTggggccccgccccgccccgcccccctccAGCCCGGCCCTCGCCCTGCCCGCCTCCTGCCAGCGCCACTGGCTTCAGCCACTCAAACCCATCTCATAGGGTCCCTCGCAACCCTCAGCTCTGCCGCCGACCCTGCTGCCAAGGGCTCCGAGTGTCCCACACGCCCCGCGCTGCCATCAAGGCTCCTACCTCAACCCAGTACCCTCTAGCCACTCTACCTCTTCACTTTGCCTCCTGCCCCTGACACCGCACCCGCCTGAGAGAGCCCCCCAAGCGAAGCCTGCCCCTTCCTGGCCTGTTTGGCCGGCACCACTTGTCCTCTCCTGCcgccccagccccccagcccagccctgactTCCCGGAGGCAGGCCCTGCCCTCTGACTAACACCAGCTGGTCTCTTAGGCGGGCTGCAGGGTGGCTGTGACCTTCTTCCTTTACTTCCTGGCCACCAACTACTACTGGATTCTGGTGGAGGGGCTGTACCTGCACAGCCTCATCTTCATGGCCTTCTTCTCAGAGAAGAAGTACCTGTGGGGCTTCACGGTCTTCGGCTGGGGTACGCGGGCACAGCGGGTAGTGAGGCGCCGGCAGGGGTGAGACCGTGGGTGACAGGGAGAGGGCAGCCCCTGGGGGGAGGCACCCACACAGCACATCCCGCCCCAAGTGGAACAGCAGGAGGGAGGCCTGCCGCCCTTCTGTGATCCTGACCCCATTCCAGGCTCAGGGAACAGCAGGGCTTGGCCAGGGATCAGGTTCACCTGAGGTTAGATTCACCTGAATTGAGGCTCTGCCcaggagagggaaaggaggaacCATCAGGCCAAGATTCAGCTCAGGATCAGAGTAGGATACTGGGTTAGAGGTCAGCCTGGGGCTGGAATTGGGATCCGGGACCCTCCCTCTACCCTGAGCCCCATGGACTAGGCCAGCATCTATTACCCCACCAGTCCCCTTGCTGGGATGGGGTGCGGGGCTGCCCACACCATTGCCAGCCTCAGCAGGCCTGCGGGGTCCATGGCCCAGAGCCGTGGGCCCAGCACCTCAGCATCACCTGAGCTTCACAGCACCTCTGCAGAATGGGTTGCTGGAGCCGCGCACTCCTCCCAGCCCCCCACAGGCTCTGGGATCCAGTTACCGATAATTGTCCATTATTGTTGGCAGCTGCAGAGCTTGGCTGGGCTCCGGGACAACTGGCCAGACTGCAGAGGGGTGGGCCGGGTGGCTGGAGCCCTCTCCGCACTCAGCACCCAGAGGCCCACAGGTCAACAGCCACCGCCTCCCTGCCCCTCGACATACATCCTGACCCTGACCTCAC
This region of Gorilla gorilla gorilla isolate KB3781 chromosome 2, NHGRI_mGorGor1-v2.1_pri, whole genome shotgun sequence genomic DNA includes:
- the PTH1R gene encoding parathyroid hormone/parathyroid hormone-related peptide receptor isoform X1; protein product: MAGLGTPSCSQLLFSQVRGQRLRPLSSHLLRVDADDVMTKEEQIFLLHRAQAQCEKRLKEVLQRPANIMESDKGWTSASTSGKPRKDKASGKLYPESEEDKEAPTGSRYRGRPCLPEWDHILCWPLGAPGEVVAVPCPDYIYDFNHKGHAYRRCDRNGSWELVPGHNRTWANYSECVKFLTNETREREVFDRLGMIYTVGYSVSLASLTVAVLILAYFRRLHCTRNYIHMHLFLSFMLRAVSIFVKDAVLYSGATLDEAERLTEEELRAIAQAPPPPATAAAGYAGCRVAVTFFLYFLATNYYWILVEGLYLHSLIFMAFFSEKKYLWGFTVFGWGLPAVFVAVWVSVRATLANTGCWDLSSGNKKWIIQVPILASIVLNFILFINIVRVLATKLRETNAGRCDTRQQYRKLLKSTLVLMPLFGVHYIVFMATPYTEVSGTLWQVQMHYEMLFNSFQGFFVAIIYCFCNGEVQAEIKKSWSRWTLALDFKRKARSGSSSYSYGPMVSHTSVTNVGPRVGLGLPLSPRLLPTATTNGHPQLPGHAKPGTPALETLETTPPAMATPKDDGFLNGSCSGLDEEASGPEQPPALLQEEWETVM
- the PTH1R gene encoding parathyroid hormone/parathyroid hormone-related peptide receptor isoform X3, coding for MAGLGTPSCSQLLFSQVRGQRLRPLSSHLLRVDADDVMTKEEQIFLLHRAQAQCEKRLKEVLQRPANIMESDKGWTSASTSGKPRKDKASGKLYPESEEDKEAPTGSRYRGRPCLPEWDHILCWPLGAPGEVVAVPCPDYIYDFNHKGHAYRRCDRNGSWELVPGHNRTWANYSECVKFLTNETREREVFDRLGMIYTVGYSVSLASLTVAVLILAYFRRLHCTRNYIHMHLFLSFMLRAVSIFVKDAVLYSGATLDEAERLTEEELRAIAQAPPPPATAAAGYAGCRVAVTFFLYFLATNYYWILVEGLYLHSLIFMAFFSEKKYLWGFTVFGWGLPAVFVAVWVSVRATLANTGCWDLSSGNKKWIIQVPILASIVLNFILFINIVRVLATKLRETNAGRCDTRQQYRCSNPRWCLCPSLASTTSSSWPHHTPRSQGRSGKSRCTMRCSSTPSRDFLSPSYTVSATARYKLRSRNLGAAGHWHWTSSARHAAGAAAIATAPWCPTQV
- the PTH1R gene encoding parathyroid hormone/parathyroid hormone-related peptide receptor isoform X2, whose translation is MGTARIAPGLALLLCCPVLSSAYALVDADDVMTKEEQIFLLHRAQAQCEKRLKEVLQRPANIMESDKGWTSASTSGKPRKDKASGKLYPESEEDKEAPTGSRYRGRPCLPEWDHILCWPLGAPGEVVAVPCPDYIYDFNHKGHAYRRCDRNGSWELVPGHNRTWANYSECVKFLTNETREREVFDRLGMIYTVGYSVSLASLTVAVLILAYFRRLHCTRNYIHMHLFLSFMLRAVSIFVKDAVLYSGATLDEAERLTEEELRAIAQAPPPPATAAAGYAGCRVAVTFFLYFLATNYYWILVEGLYLHSLIFMAFFSEKKYLWGFTVFGWGLPAVFVAVWVSVRATLANTGCWDLSSGNKKWIIQVPILASIVLNFILFINIVRVLATKLRETNAGRCDTRQQYRKLLKSTLVLMPLFGVHYIVFMATPYTEVSGTLWQVQMHYEMLFNSFQGFFVAIIYCFCNGEVQAEIKKSWSRWTLALDFKRKARSGSSSYSYGPMVSHTSVTNVGPRVGLGLPLSPRLLPTATTNGHPQLPGHAKPGTPALETLETTPPAMATPKDDGFLNGSCSGLDEEASGPEQPPALLQEEWETVM